AATAagactaatttaaaaaatagctCAGCCCAAATtcacaaaaagacaaaaaaaatgttattttcttgttattttctccttattttgctacaattttactattatgttactactattttgttgttattatttggatattgtataacacttgttttaatgttaattttgttattattttagaggcatttgattgttaagttgcatctatattagtgttatttaggtatacatatatatttaaaaattatataaaaaattaatacgaccGGGTAGGACccaagttttaacatttttattcgagtcggatttgaacaaaattttagacttattttTTGAGACTGAGCCTAGCAACTGGGCCTAATTTTTTTGTTAGACCTAACCTGATCCAGCCCGATTCATGAGTACCTCTaaatcaaactaaaatttaatcaataattcgtaataaaaaatatgaattaaatcttaatttagttagtattattattattaactaaaaataataataatttgggcgCGTTTCTCCTAACGAAATATCCTAGTGAAGAagtaattccaaaaataataaatgtaAAAAAGAAGTTCAAAAAGATTTTCTGAGACTTTCATAAGTGGGCCCAATCCATTATTGGATATATCTCCTGAACCCAATGGGACCCATTGGAGAGAAAAACAACAAAAGCCTACACTGCCACGTGTCCACTCATCTTcattcttttaaaaagaaaattaagagtGCAACTTTTTTTTCTTCACATGCATATTATTGAATAACACTGATCCCACTCTATAAATATAAGTCCCACTTCCTTTTTTTCTCTCATTATCCAAACAACCATTTGAAAAAcaaagtctcacaaatttctctATGGCTGATTTCACAACAGATATGCAAAACTTTAAACAATCATTTTCTTTCATGGATATTGATCCTCCAACCATGGAGTCACCACTTAACCAATATGGTGGTGAGCTAAACCAAAGTGTTATAGACAATTCAGCCTTGAATTTCCAAACCTTTTTCCCTTTCTCCAATGAAACCTTCTTCAGCAACCAAGTAGCTGAAATCGCAGGCAATTGCAGAGCAAACCCACCAAGTTATTTCCATGATAGCAACCACAAGGGTTCAATTACAACACTATCAGTTGCTCACTCATCTTTTGTCACTTCTAGAAATGAATTCCATGACAGCAATAAGAGAAAATCATTGGACTTATCAGAAAGTAGTCATGGGAATTCATCATCCCCTTGGATCAAGAGAATAAATGTATgatatatatttctatatattttattcaatattttattttattttcccaatTTGTTTTTTATTCGGGTTTTGTTATATGTAGAATTCGGGAAGAGGGAAAAGAGCAAAGGGTAATGAAAAGGGAGAAAATAAACCAAAAGACGTGGTTCATGTCAGAGCTAGAAGAGGTGAAGCTACTGATAGTCACAGTTTAGCAGAAAGGGTAAAATATATGTCCTTTTACTTCATTTTGTTTACATctaaatttgattgatttaacCATACTAACCAATTGAAATGATGTTTTTATATTGTCAATCAGGTTAGAAGAGGGAAAATTAATGAGAGACTAAGATGCTTGCAAGATATTGTCCCAGGATGCTATAAGGTTAATTTTATGCTATTTCTCTCTAATCCCATCTCTCAATTACACATAGCATGTATGAATACATTGAAAGTGTAGCCAAAAAAACAAAGTTTTCTcctacatttttttttctctctaaatTGTTTGATTATGTGTAGACAATGGGCATGGCAGTCATGTTAGATGAGATCATCAATTATGTCCAGTCCTTGCAGAATCAAGTTGAGGTGAGATAATCaataaacatatatgtatatactgtATAGTTGTaacataatttcacattttttactgtTTTGGAAATGTTACAGTTTCTTTCAATGAAGCTAACAGCAGCAAGCACTTATTATGACTTCAACTCAGACACGGATGCCGTGGAAAGAATGCAGGTGCTTCctgtaggttttttttttctgttcatTTACGTATGCAAATTTTAATCTCACAGTGTTTTGATTGGAAATTATAATGAATGAACGGGATTTCAGAGGGAAAAAGCACAGGGGGCAAAAGATGAAATGGACAAATTTATGAGAGAAGGAGATACTGAAAGACTAGCTTGCTTCCACTCATCAACATGGTCCTCTTTGACTTAATTTCTACATCCATGCCTATACTTAATTGCCTTACAAAACATATGATCATGGAGATGCTATAtttttcaactctttttttttcctttcatatttAAATGTATTATGATCAGGAACACATATTGTACCTCCTACCTAAGCTagaatatgtgaaaattttatacTTGTAATTTATTGTCACTCACAAGCATTAATGGAATTCTATTCAAAATATATGTACAAGAAATTAGCTAGCTAATtacaaatattatatttacatTAATTTGTTGTTTCTTGTCATTTTCCCTTTGATTTAAGGTCACAAAGAGGACAAATTTTCTTAGTGCGGCAATATCATGCAACAAATCTTAATTAAACATTAATGGACATGATTAGACTTGAGTGCTTTGTAATTAGGGTATGGGTGATTAAAATGACAACTAAAGAGCCAAAAAAACTTGGACTTTTGGGACATTAAGCTTAACAACAGTAAGTACTTTAGTTCAATAATCCTAATCTTCCTTTTAATAGATTTCACTTATGTTTTGGACATTAGTTAATGACAAAATTAGGACAAAAAGCCATGGTTAGTTGTTTAAGAAAACCCGACAATTGAACAAAATGAAGCAGACATGAGTTTTCATGCATCCCATTTTAAATCAAGCTTTTACAAAACATAAAACTTTGGCCACCATAGTTCTACCTTCCTACATTATAAATACAATACGGTCTAGTGTGATCTATTAATCTTCAATTTTTTAATCTAATCATCTCAATCAgttcatttaaataaaattttaaattcaatgaatccctttttttttgtataatattAAATCGAACAAGttcttgatttaaattaatttcgTTTGAACTTTGTGTCCACGAATATAAATAGTCATAAACGTGTTTGTCTTAATTTACTATTTCTTTTTAAGTAGATATACATATGTATGGTAAAATATTGACCCCAAAGATAAAGGTACTATTTTAGTCTTAAGTAGAGAGAGATAACCATTTGacatttttagaagaaacaacaGATAGAAGCATCACATGTTGTTTGCCTTTTACTTTTAGTGATGGAAATTCATGTCAACTTGTTCATCCATATCAAttaccttattttctttctcaaaccttttttttttatttgaacccAAAGTACAGCCATTTAAATGCAAATATTCTGCATTTATGAATAAACATCGTAGTATGTACGATTTGATATTTTAGATATAATCGACAAATATACATTGATTacacattaaaatttaataatttatattaggtTTATGTTTAGGAGACTGATAAATAGAATTTACTATAGATAAACACCCAAATGGTTATAATTGTGAATGAGCCACCATCCAAAAACACAACGAATGATTAGGAATAAGTTGTTAAAAAATCCTACTTGTCGGTAAGAAATCAAAATGTCCTAATCCTTTGGGGCACCGACAGTTTAGAGGGTGTGTCCCAATAACATTATGATGCAATGAAGCTATGGCCAATTTGGCTATAACACGTGGAACAAAAACAAATGAAACCCTAAACCCACAAAAACTGATAAGGATGTGTGTAATTAATAAACCTTGTTACATCATATGTTAAAAAGtagaattatttatatatatttttaatgaggTGATTGGATGAAATTTATATACTGTTCTTTTGTGTGTGTATTAAATACAAATTCAAAATCTAATGGATGTTGGAAATTCAGTAAGGGAATGATTGAAGGAGAGAATGGGAAAGGATTTTTTGAATGGTTTAATTTATAGATAAATTTTGGGTGTTTagtgagaaagaaaagagagaaaggggGGCAAATACAGTGCATAGAAGAAGGTGGGAGGAGGACAGCTTGAAATGGGCCAAGCCATGCATGGCTACAAGAGGCAATGTGGGTTCTCCGACATTTGCGAATCATGATTAAGAGCTTATTAATCCTTTTTAAAGCCACTTTTATCACTCTTTTCCTatcaatttctttcttctttgacTCCCTTTTGACCAA
This window of the Gossypium hirsutum isolate 1008001.06 chromosome A09, Gossypium_hirsutum_v2.1, whole genome shotgun sequence genome carries:
- the LOC121206248 gene encoding transcription factor BEE 3 isoform X1; its protein translation is MADFTTDMQNFKQSFSFMDIDPPTMESPLNQYGGELNQSVIDNSALNFQTFFPFSNETFFSNQVAEIAGNCRANPPSYFHDSNHKGSITTLSVAHSSFVTSRNEFHDSNKRKSLDLSESSHGNSSSPWIKRINNSGRGKRAKGNEKGENKPKDVVHVRARRGEATDSHSLAERVRRGKINERLRCLQDIVPGCYKTMGMAVMLDEIINYVQSLQNQVEFLSMKLTAASTYYDFNSDTDAVERMQVLPREKAQGAKDEMDKFMREGDTERLACFHSSTWSSLT
- the LOC121206248 gene encoding transcription factor BEE 3 isoform X2, which encodes MADFTTDMQNFKQSFSFMDIDPPTMESPLNQYGGELNQSVIDNSALNFQTFFPFSNETFFSNQVAEIAGNCRANPPSYFHDSNHKGSITTLSVAHSSFVTSRNEFHDSNKRKSLDLSESSHGNSSSPWIKRINNSGRGKRAKGNEKGENKPKDVVHVRARRGEATDSHSLAERVRRGKINERLRCLQDIVPGCYKTMGMAVMLDEIINYVQSLQNQVEFLSMKLTAASTYYDFNSDTDAVERMQREKAQGAKDEMDKFMREGDTERLACFHSSTWSSLT